The window TCTTACTTTGCACCTTACTTGCTGCAGCCGCTACAGCTCTGTTCTCTAGGTTGGAGACCCCTCTTCCAAACTGAGGCTTCCCTTCTCTGCCCACCTGCTCCCAGGATCACTCCAAAGGATGGAGGACACTGCTGAGAAGTGGAAGCAGAGTGTTAGGCTGGACAAGTATTCACAGAGGGTGTTTCATAGTCTAtctagggaaaagaaaaggagtcCTAGAAACAATAGGGGAAGATCCCTTCTCCAGAACTGATAGTTTTTCATGGCTGCTACTTCACAAATCCATTTACAAAGCATCCCTCACTTCCCAACCAGGTTCTCTGCTATGGCAACCTTCCAAGTCCCCTGTATCCAGACTGTGCTGCCTTCTGCCTGGGTTATCTGTAATAATTCACTTTTGGCAGTGCCTTGGTGGGCATTTTAATCTTTGACTGGATTGATACATGCCTGATGCAAACTGGCCACTTATTATATATTGTTGAATGAAAGCATATGTTGttcattttccctcttcttcttcacACTGAGATAATATTTAGttccagagaaaaaaatattcatccTTACATGAAATTGCATTTTACAATAGCaggcattaatttattttctttctagataaccaaaataattatcaaatgagaaaatCAGTACTTTTCAAACTGTTCACAGTCAGGACATTTTTCAGTACAGTTACTCTtagactaaatttatttaaagagttgctataggatttttttttttaggatttagATTCTGAACCTACTGGGTAAGTAATTTGTTTTTcaccatttaaaagaaaaaaaaagctatattaaTATAATGCTATGAGTTGATAAAGGTAAGACCACCACAAAATTAGAATATGGACGGTCTAAATTCACACTGCTTTCTGAATGACCAAAATGAATAATTATCTGAAGGTTTTAAAGGAAGCGTTTACATATGTTTTTGAGAAAGAATCACTTATAATTAGTGATCTTGAATGAAAAGTTTCAGTAATAACCTATACCtaacaaaataagaaattcaatttTGGCCTTCATAATAGTAGCCATTATTGAGTTTACTTTTGTTGTCAAGCAGTGTACaaagtattttatatacattgcttcttttcagcattttccaAGAACTAGAACTTTGcataatacatttccattttcaaGATGCAGAAAATATGGTACAGGAAGGTTAAGTAATTTCAGAAGTGGCAAAGCCCTGGTTCACTCTCAGCTTGTGGCTGTTCCCCTACTGTTCCTTACATTCTATGCTTCTGCTTTCTCATATTCCCTTCAAGCTTACTGGAATTGGCTCTGCTTATTCTTTTCTTCAAAGTTCTGGATACTCAGGTTGGACCAAACTTTGAAGATCAAGACCTTTATCCTGAAACCACCGTGAAGGCCAAAAGGCACAGTGACTTAACTGGGCTGATAGGAGTTTCTTCCCCCATCCAGAAATGACCTCCTCAGCAGTGGGAGCTGACCGACTAGCGGCATTAACGATAGTTCCCAGGAAATATCAAACTCAGAGAAACGCATTCTGAGGTTTGGAGACTGCCCCATGTTCACTTAGCAGTGGTGGCCACCTTTCCCTTTTTGCTTTATCTGCTTCCTGTCTTCTCAAATATGTCAAATAAGCAAATATGAAATTGTTTCCCCAAATTCATACccagaaggagaaacagaagacAAGAGCTCCAAAAAATGCTGTGAGGCTTACTACTTCCTTTCCTAGTCCTCTGACCTGTCTTCCCACCACCCTCTTATCCCATTCTTGATCTTTGCATAGTAGCCCTCTCCACTCTCTTAATTGATTTTCCACTTTCTGCCCCTTCTGTTCTTTGATCCTTTAGACAAAAAGTGATATTTTGCAGTAGAAGTTGTATGCAGGGCTGAGCAAGGGCAAGGTGAGGAATTTGCCCCCATCTTTACCACCTTCCCCGACCTCACCCTACCCCATGGTTATTTGCAGACCTTGGAGGGCAAATCCCAGTAATTCCtaaagccactgtggcccacagcCCTGAGGGACCCAGCATCCTTTTGCATGCACTCACACTTAGGTGTCTCCTCTGCAGAGTAAACCAGACACCTGCCCACTGACAAGTTAGTGCTAATAGAGCCACAACTAGCCAAAGGACgtcatgtaaaaattaaaaattgcttGAGAAACTAAATtacctgtgtgctggtttgaaattacatccccagaaaggccatgctcttctaatccagtctcgttggggcagacctgttgttgggtgggaccgtttgattaggttgtttccttggagatgtgatcccactcATTTGAGGAGGAtcctaatccttttactggactCCTCTATGAAGAGATTAAAGGCAGAGACAATAGAGCGCAGAggtgaaaccaagacacagatgtttggagatacagaaggagctgagccatttgaacccaggagccgggagagaaggacagcagacatcaccttgtaccttcccatgtgtcagagaaAACCTAGTGCTTTCAGCCTTTCTTAAGAGTAGATTTCCTCTTCTTGGCATCttattttcacggccttagaattgtaaattataaattaataaatcccctttataaaagccagtccatttctggtatattgcattccagcagcattagcaaatcgaAACAACCTGCTTTCATAGGGAAATGGTGCTTTTGAAATTACTTTTCCCATGTTTATTCAGGGCTTGTCAAGGCCAAGAACATCCTAAGTCACACAACTTTTAGGTTAGTTTGGAAGTACCATCTCAACTTCTTACTATTTGTATGGTTGTTGGTAATAAATTGaggttaacttttattttttaaactttttgaccctctttctcctttattaCACCATTTTGTCTTCAATACTGTTCTGACCTTGCCCCAAACTTTTACAGCCACGTACGGAAAAGTTGCAGTTACACTCAATTGCCCTCAATCATGGGCCAGCACCCCTTTCTCTTGACCAAACTGTTTAATCTTACACCTTTATGAATTCATTTAAATGATCAGAAGCAAATAACTAAGTTTAACGGAATCCTGTAGCTATGCAGTAGGTCATTTGTATGCACATTATCTCAGCTATGAACACCTTATAAAGCGTCACCACTGTACTGTGGAGCATCTTGTAAAGTATCATTTTCCAAGGAGTTTTGTTATTTACAATATCTCTTTGAAGTATATGACCATGTGAAAACAACTCCATTTACAGTCCAGGCCAGTAAACTTAAGAAATTTAATATGCAAGCAATAAAGGCCTCcatattcattttgaaaataaaactcaatATAGATTCTCCTTTAGTAGGGTACTCCATCAGAAAGAGTAGCCAGTATTTTCTTGTGCTATTATCAGTACTGATTGTGCCAGAATTTCTTCCTGTTTTGACATCTCAGTGAAATGCTTCCCGTTTCATTCAGTGTTGCAAGTCCCATGGGCCAGGCTGTCTTCCTTACTCCAAAGAAAAGAGATGGTCAAAAGTTacattcatttaagaaaaaaaaaaagaaaaaagttacattCGTTTGACAAAATGTAAACTAGAAATACATACGTATTTCCAAATTCCAAAGTAATAGTTGTATTAAGATATGTTTTCCTCTGTAAGTTTATATTGGAAAGATGTTTAGCTTCTCAGAAGAAAATGCTGGTGGTTGCTTGTGTAGCTTGTAAAACGTTGAGAAGGATACAAGAGgagaatataataaattattccTCTTTCCTATTATTTAGCCAAAAATGCTTGTGAACCTTGTGAAAATAAGACAATCTTCTAAGCATTTACATTTTCAACCCCCCTTTCTTACCTTAgacccatgttgtcacatttgTTAGCTGTTGATAGGTGCTCTCTTTTATATGAGCTTTTAACCTTTCAAAGAGatataaaatatagtaaataCCCATTATCACTCAATTTTAGCTAACACCATTTTTACCTACTACATTCAAAAATTGTATAACTGCTGTGTGAATTTGTGGCAGCTGCAGAAGCCGTATTTGCTTATATGATAAACCTTACATTGATTCAATGATGCATATTCTTCCTTGTTTGAgggaattttttaaacattatttctaCCATTACCTTATTCTTTATgtcttttccatttaattttcttttcatcttttaccTCAAAACTACTGCCagtgataaaataataaattatatctcaCAATTGTGTTATCTTGATGTTTGGGAGAAATTGCTATGAATATACAGGCAATCAAAACATTATCTTGGAAAGTTTGAGAAAATGAATGCAACAAATTACATTTAAACAaaaggttttgttgtttttgtttgtttcttgaagCTACTAGAGTggtaaacattttgaaaagacagTTAAAAAAACTATCCAAGCAAAACTCTGGGAGGTAAGTCTGGCCAACTTGGAAACCCTGGGATTCTTCATTTAAATGTGGGAAGGGAAAAATTGCTCCTGATTCTCTACTGAGTGTAATGTTAATGAGCCTGATTTTATTCTATAATGTTATGGGATAAAAGTTCTACTTTCTAACAAAAGGAATGGCTTCAGAATGCTAATGTTATTAGAAGGTTAGAGAGAAGTtataggagagagaaagagctatAAAACCATGAACCATGGAAGCTTCTAACAGGAAGAAATCGGTTTCTAATAAGCTGCAGCCTGGGCAGGGGtattagaaagtaaaaaggagtTTGGATGGACACATGATTAAGAAGGCTGAGGATTCACAGTTTAGATAAGTAAGCTTTTTCTAACGGTCAATGGCACTACTCTCCAGGTTTCGAAATTTGTAATCACTCAAGGAAGTAAGTAATTGTTTAGCATAAAAGAAATggcattcttattttttcttagcATCATGCCATGGGGATTTTTTGCTCCATAACTTCTCCCTGGTTTCCATTAAAATTCTgaagaatttccatttttcttcattgGCATTAATTCAGCAACCGCATCCCATTCCATCTACTTAGAGTTCTTTGTGAGCAGCAGATGGGTTTCCTCACACTGACCAGGAATGGACGGTTTTGGTGTGTGTTAAAAAGTAAATGCTGCTTCCAAGGCCTTGAGGCTTGCCTCATATCTTCCACTCCTCCCACTGACATGTCTTAGAAATCTGTGTTCTTCTGCAGGTTGCAGGATTTGTTTAGGGATCTAAAAGTACATATACATGGGACAGGCACTTTGTACACTCCTGAGGGTGGAAAAACTTGAAAAGTGTGGCCTTTCCAAGCTCAGACGAGTAGAAAGTAAAAATagtaatatatttttactttaaattgttttattgcataatattacatttcaattatatttatgtagtacattataatttattttatatatcatggCCTCAACCAAGTATGGCCTCATGGCCTCAAccaagagatgagtaaaaaatatctCTGACATGAAGGTAATTACCCTTTGCATTTTGGATGGGTCATTATTTTGAGTCACACTTTCTTCATTAACCAAGGAAATTGAGTTTTCGTAATTAATAGTTCTTGTCCACTCTGTgtctaaaatagaaaacattcaGATTAAAACATTGAAAACAAACTAATTCAGATATTTTTAGCTACATGATATCAAACAGCCAGATGTCTGgttaaacttcatttttttaacagagtgaattagaaatttcagttttttaaatttaatgaccACTTTGATCCGAACATTTACTCTGGAATTTGTATTATGTATTTTGAATACCTGTATTGATCAAATTAATCAGAGGTTTTACAAACCTCCACTGCACTAAATGTGTGTAGCCTGAGTCTTCAGCTCCCCTCAACTCCAAATGTGGCACATGATCCCCTGTGGGCTCAGTGAGCTACAACATCAAGTGTCTCAGACATGGATACATTGGAAGGTGAGAGCTTGTACTCACAGAATGTACTTATGtctctcctcattttttttccttgattgtttgttctttcatacattctcttTCTCATTCCCTGATCTTTAATACAAATAATGGCTATTGAATCAATCTAGTGCCCTAAGCCTCTGTCATAGTCACCTATGGTAAATCCTTTAGGTTTGGCCACTAAGATTATCTGAAAACCACCTGGCAAATAATCCAGATAAAATAGCCTAAATATGTCCTGTGTATCTCtggtgaaaaagtctctctttgaAAGATAGCATTTTCAGTTGAAATACAGTCAACTTAACTTTTCGTAATATCCTCAATGCTATTATGCAGCAGAATTTCCAGTATTATAACCATCTGATGATTCATTTTTCTGAAGCCCCAGTTACATATGATTAATGAGATTTTATTGCAgatttcacttttctcttttttgtttatctttctgtGCTTCTGGAAATACTTCAGAATCTTCCACCAacgttttgtttttctttaataaagtGATGTATGAAGACTAATAAGTTTTAGATTTCAAAGTATGCTTTTACCCATgggatatgaaatttaaaatatataccatttacttctgtgaagatgttattatttattCACATTCTATG is drawn from Tamandua tetradactyla isolate mTamTet1 chromosome 5, mTamTet1.pri, whole genome shotgun sequence and contains these coding sequences:
- the LOC143684902 gene encoding uncharacterized protein LOC143684902 — its product is MQSLEEGTFQLHLRPVKLEHLEVIVWLTGNCAGGLLVPSPKMELGSPVAPAAAVILGSLVRGPRSADTEWTRTINYENSISLVNEESVTQNNDPSKMQRVKSSYKREHLSTANKCDNMGLRKTAWPMGLATLNETGSISLRCQNRKKFWHNQY